The Aedes albopictus strain Foshan chromosome 2, AalbF5, whole genome shotgun sequence region caTCTAAACCGTTCCTGAAACGCCTTGTCTCTGACACCCCATGAAGCGCCCTTGAGTCACTTggaaccctcctgaaacccaatTGGACCCCCTGAAAGGCCTCTCAGACCCTCGTATATGCTTCTGAAACACACTCACACCTTAAacgccctggattttttttatttctttttatttgtggatTTCAATTTACACACCAAGGCTAGCTTGGtagttttcccatctttttattgATTTCTCAGCAGCCTATTTAAcgcggtaccgtaaaccggggtcaaattgatctctgtgtcgaaattgatcagacgtttttcagttagatcaagcactttttacatagtttacttccaagtatcgtgatgtaggaatCCAATGACTAATGATATATGTAAGCAAACTATTTAAAACatactttatctaacggaaaaacgactgttcaatttcaacccggagatcaatttgaccccggtttacggtacgctcggttatctcTTTTGATGAATCTTTGTAAATGAGTTAACGAGTTCAAAATtcacagatgaacggtaaatatcgatactgatgaacggtaaatttgATTACCAAGTGTGTCGTGTTGAATTTGCGCTGTTGAggactcagtaaaaagatgaaaaaatactgaactcatcaaaaaaaaaatactgaactggAACATCAGGATCTTAGAGTGTAGGCTAATTCTTCTACCAACGCCctggaatgtccctgaaacctCTCGAAACCCTGAACCctctctggaaccccctgagacttcTTGAAGCACCTCTAAGGCCCTGAGACCAACCTCCCTGAGTTCTCCCGAATACcactgaaactcccctgagatccTTTGGAACGCCACTGAGACGCCCTTGAGACattcttgaaatactcctgggatttcctggtagccctctgaaacccaccgggaccctctgaaatgcctctgcaATTTCCCTTCGACCTCCCCTATAGTCACCCCTTGGTCGCCATTGCTATAGCTACCATCATTATCGTAACGAGgattccaggggcgtttcaatagtattaaaaaggttcaggaacgtttcaagcgGTTTTACtgggggtctcaggagccttcAAAGGACGTTACAAGGCATTTCAGGGTATTTCAATGTATTGCAAAGAGTTTCAGGTGGTTCCAGGAACGATTTAAGGGGGCCAGGAGCTTTTGATTGCATATCAAAGACATTTCAAGGTGTTTTGAGGTGAGTTTTAGGGAGTTTCTAGAACCTTTTAAATGTGTTCCAAGATGTTTTAAATTGATAACACCGagtaacaaaaattagcttttggtctgtctcaagagcaaactaatgtgtctctgacagattttgggccgctgaatccgaatccgggctcagatttgctccaacacgtcacaattttgagctatacctcaatttatgcaatttgggcatttttgactgcaagccatcaagcatgcaaatattttttttaactaatcaaaaggttaattggtcaattaacatctaaattaacgactgatGCAAACTATTtcgtttaccaaatcgaatttgataattttaggcgatttatgttaggtacgatatttcccatacaagacaccctccaaaagttgcattcaagttttcatactaacataaaatgcttaaatctatcaaatttgatttggtaaaacgaaatattttacatgagtcgttagtttagatgttaattgaccaattaaccttttgattgcttaaaaaaatatttccatgcttaatggcttgcagtcaaaaaagcccaaaatcgcatattttgccctataaattgaggtatagctcaaaattctgacgtgttggagcaaatctgagcccggattcggattcagcggcccaaaatccttcggaggcaCATAAGgctgctcttgagacaaaaaaatgttgcgctgtgtaatgattatttcaagggcgtttcaaatgGATTACGGAGACTTGGAAGGCATTTCAATGGAATTATGAagctttcaggggcgttttatggcatttcaggggcgcacactgttgcggattgTCCACAaaggtgatcgaaattgttttgaccatgaaaacatgatttttgatctttggtgtcttcggtaaagtttttctataaaataagccctaatttatggaaacatcagttttgtgatcaatccccctaaaagtgagaaacgatttctatcttttttatttgtaagCTAAAAGATATGTTTGTCAGAGAAGTTatagacaattttactagaaataactttgccgaacatacaaaatttctatcttttgatttgattGTACATTtcaggcgttttttatgaagcacccctaaaaatcagttttttgcttataactttttctatgcatttttcacaatttccaaatgttctagcaaatgttttgccttattaaaacgcgtaactttctCTGGTAATATTAACACttccacagtggataactgacactgaggaagattacaagtggtagtccaaatacgcgtatctgtcaaaagataagcaacatagggcggaattgaaagatacgaaactgattacactcattcgaaggaaaatcgatgttttctagTCTCCTCAAAAGCATATGTTCTGCGAAATTCCACGGAATTGATGAAAAGACTCCCCTTTTGGGCCATCCGTACATTGCCATTTGCCAAACGCTGCTTAACGTCATGTCTAAATGTCGGTTTTTGAGTACGGATTTGATCTTGCCGGACTCCTATAGAACTGATGCCGGAGGATTCCTAAGAGTACTGATGATCCGCATTCAGCACTGTGGGAATACACGTGACATGTCATATTTGACTATTTGGAAAACatgcctacatttaggcgtaGTTTTTGCTATGTGGATTCCTGTAGTATCATCATAGCTGTATTACTTAATAAATTGACGCCTCCTTAATCGGAGTAGTTCTTTGCGGTGCTACATCCCATCCGGGACCTAAATACCATAGCCTACTTTTCAACTCAACATAATCAAGccttgcacaatgggaaaaataggtataaaacgcgaataaattaaatatctctgctcggaatggatggattcgaatgaattttcgacttaaactgcaaaaatctttaaagtttcagataaggagggtgccattcgccgcacgatgctgaaaATCAGTGTAtagggcccgttttaccccatgttctctctttttcacctttctGGAAAGAATCAGGagtgcaaaaaaaatatataacttgtgtttgtgtaaaaacttccgtaatatcgaatggagctggtttggcttacCGCaaggccttaaaaattgaaatatattCAAATAGCCCCGAGATCCCCTATTTCATTaaactttcacatgcatctccgcccaAAGTAGAACGCAAACTATAAGAGCAGGACCAATCCTATGTCGAATTGCGGATAccgtggaagtttttacacaaatacgagatAAATGAGACATTTGCACGCCaggcgggaatagatgaggattttctcaaaaaggtgtgagaaagagagagcggggtaaaacgagctgaaTACACTGATTTTCAGCATCGTGCGGTCAATGACACCCTCCATATCTAGAAGTATACACGGAACCGCTAAACTACCCAAaattaagttcttttgacgcaattccatagttcggcccaataagccaaaatttgagtaaatcgattaaactcacgctaggtagattgcctttacccccagctaaaaaatatactcaagagtaggtaaattcaacctaagaccccccccccctcattcaactcaattttgagtaaaccgacatttacccaaaattggcttattgaggtcaaggaccccctttgggtagatgcagacgtaacaccttgaacgattttcatggaaatccatcgcccagttcacactaccatcacctggtggaaaagttgcacgaatcactgtgttgtgcaatatcgtcaacagaaggcgctagtgtgaaacgtcaaacgcatagaaaaacgatgcgcgcgcctcttgttgtgaaagccacaactatgaaaatttaaaatgatctttaaaagcgtggtcgatgtaaattttgcaagtgttacgtctgtttgtctgtgtccatatgtttttgacaacatcggtgagctagagagggaaaacaacctaattttggatagcgagtttattcgatatactcaattttgagtaaaatcgacccaaatattaggtagtttaGATTTTCCgtgtagagatttttacagtttgggcatggtacacaaattacgtaacgctaaaatcggccatttcagacccccttcccccctatgtaacgctttttgtatgaaaccccaaatttttttgtatggatcgtaacgcaacgctggactcccccctccccctctagcgttacgtaatttgtgtacgatgccttgtGTCAAAAAATCATTCGACTTCATCCACTCCGAGCTGAGATATTCAAttcattcgcgttttatacctattttttcccactgtgagtTCAAGCTGAATACCCGCAAGCTAACCACTATGTAAGGCCCTAATATGAAGTTATATTATACTGTATCAAATACACCCCATATCACAGTACTTTAGTTTGCCGCAGTAGTGGTATCTGCCCGGCTGGCTGGTTCAATCACGAAGAAGAGGGGAGAAGTTGTGTCCCCCGATGAGCCCGACGAAAGGTCCCGGTTTGCTTTCATATATCAATTTTGATGACTGGTCAATAATGCGTTTTTTCACTCCCGCTGTAATTCGTTACAGCTTAGAAGCTCGAATCGGTCAGTCAGTAGCTCTAGAaaccggacgacgacgacgacggatgttATGGGGAATGGGGAGTAAGTTGATGCCCCGAACAAAGCTGCTAGTGTGGACAGTTTTATGTTTTGATAAATTTGTTTTTGATCGGTGGACGCAGTTTTCTGAGGGAGGGGTATTTGAGCGAATGTGTGATTGATGTTTGTTGACGTTTTCAGTAAATTCTGGGAATATGAAAGTCAGCGTAAGATGAAGATGTTTACTGTAGCGTAATGAGTCTATTATCAATTTGCCGTCGATTCTTTCTGATTCATTGCATAATCAAAACCAAATGGTTCTAAGAGTGAGGGTAAAGCATTTGCTGCATCAGCAACTTGTTTAGACCTTAGATCTGCTTATCAAATTAACTACAAGTTCCATTTTCAAATAACTTATTCCACTACGATCAATCACATTCACTCATTACAGCTGATCCTTGAGCACCACGTAGATCGAGTATGAAGTTTGAGCCACATTTCCGAATCTTTCTATGTCCATGTAGAAAAATTtcgctgctgtgattccttcgtTACGCTGGGCTCGGAAAAGGATAAACGACAACGCTTTCTGCACATCTAGTGGCAGGTTGTACCACTGACAATCAATGATGGCTCGGGTTACTGCTAAGCTCTGAGGAAAAAATATGCATAATTGTTGGATTACTAATATGATAAGCGATTTACTTGAAAAACTTACCTCACTAGTAAGCTGTGTTAGCAAATCACATAAAGCATAGGTTTCTCCAGTTAGAGCCACGAACAGCACCATCAAGCTTATGGCATCAACACCTAGATTCTATTGAGAAATGGAAATAATTTCTGTAATATATAGTTTCAAAAAATAGCAATTGTAAATACTCACGTTTCTCATATACAAAATCATAGAAATCCAAATAAGTACGCAGTCAACGATCTGAATGACCATGGCCAAATTGGCGATTTGTTCCATAAGTTGGATGCACCTGAAATTCACAGAAGAATGTAACAATCAAACACTTCAGTCAACAACTACGATTACCTCAATGCATCCACATGTAGATCGATGATTTCTCGCAGCTCATCGCGGATGTCTTCCTTCGGAAGTTCGTGGAGCTTGCTGAGTCTTACGATTATCAGCCGGAACGTCAGTATCGTACATCGGACGGCACAAATCATTACAACACCGGTCACAGCGAAGAACGAAGCCGAGTAGTAATGTGCCAAGCCCGCCAGGCCAACGTACATCACATAGTGGGCGAAGTTTCCTCGAATGTTCAGGCCGTAGAATCTTGAAGAAGTTGGTAAAGTTAGTGAGGAGGTTATAATGAGACGCAATATAGCTGGAACCAATTTTATTTCCTAATGTTATTCTATTTTTTCAattatcttgaaaaaaataataattaattaTTGAATGGATTTTTATTTACATAATGTCGTGACTGGGATAGAATCTGCTTCTCAGTTTAAGATGTAATTAGCGATAACTAAGAGATTTCTTTGCCAATTCTTTGCCGTGCCCGTCCTCGGCCACGTTCCccatttgccagatcgttctgcacctgcGCCCTTCTTGCACGCGGCCCTCCAGGTATTTTTGTACCTTCCGGATctcttgcaaacaccagctttgtagggttgttgtccgacattttCACAACATGCCCTCGCCCTGCCTATCGTATCTCTTGTAGGTAGCAGAGAAACACGTGTTACGGAAAATTGATTTATtacagtgaaattacaattaacttGACGATTGGTTTTGAACTGAACCGGCTGAGGTGAAAAGCCTCATATTTATACCCCACCAGTTGTTTACTCGGTTGCCGTGGTTACCatttcgatgatgatgatgatgaccacGACGCATGCGCAATGTTATTCCGGAAGTCATAAACTCCCAGGCTACTAAGTTTTTCACACCCCCTCTCAATCCGACATTCCTAGGTAGGTCGTCCACAGTTGGAACCGGCTGGCTTCCAGGGATTTCGTGAAGAGATCAGCCAGTTGATCACGAGTGCCGATTGATTCAACGTTCAGCATACCACTCGCGACCAGATCCCGGATGAAGTGGTGCTTCACATCGATGTGTTTGGTCCTCTTGCTTTCCAGGTTCTTGGCCATGCAGACACAGCCACGATTGTCCTCGAAAATCGTCACCGGATTGGCAACGATGTGCAGGTCCTCCAAAATGCCGCTGATCCATATGGCTTCAGTTGCCGCTGCACTAAGCGCAACGTACTCAGCTTCGCTTGACGACAACGATACGGTGGATTGCTTCTTGCTGCTCCATGACACGGTACATCCATACACCTTGAAGACGTATCCGCTAACCGACTTTCGGTCCTGAAGGTCGGCAGCCCAATCGGCGTCGGCATAGCCGACGAGTGCTTCTGCTTTGGTGTTCCTCCGGTAATGCAGGCCACGCAACTTTGTACCGCTTAGATAGCGTACCACTCGCTTCAGAGCGTTCCAGTGCACGGTCGAAGAATCTTGCTGGAACCGTCCGAGATATCCAATGGAATAACACACGTCTGGCCTGACGCAGAGCATGACGTACATCAAGCTACCGAGCAGCTCCCGGTATGGCTCACCGGCAGTAGATCCACCACGAGGCAATTGGAGCCCTTTCTCCATCGGAGTCCGAGTCGGATTGCACTCGGTCATTCCAAAACGTTGTAGAACCTTTCCGATGTTCGACCCCTGCGATAGTTTCAGGGTGCCTCCACTACGGTTGTAGTCGATCCGCATTCCAAGGAAATGCCGCAACTCCCCGCAATCGGTCATGGCAAACACCGAGGCCAACTTCTTCTTCAACATCTTGATGGTGCTCAGGTTTCTTCCCGCAATGAGAAGATCATCGACGTACAGTATGATGTACACTTCGTCCCCGTCCTGGTACCTCACGTATAGGCAGTAGTCCCTCTTCGATCGAACAAAGCCCAGCTTCTCGATCTGGCTGGTGAACTTTTGGTTCCAACACCGCGGCGATTGCTTGAGACCGTACAGCGACTTTCGAAGCCTGCACGCCATCCCCGGTGATGCTGCGACGCCATCTGGAGCACTGATGTAGATGGTTTCCTTCAATTCACCATGAAGGAAGGCAGTCTTCACGTCCATCTGGTGGAAGAAGAAGCCTCGCGGACGCCCACCGCAAGGATGATCCTGATCGTCGCTAGCTTGGCTACCGGAGCATACGTTTCCTCGTAGTCCAGTCCCggtttctgctggaatcctttcGCGACGAGTCGGGCCTTGAATCGCACATCTCGTCCGTTTTCGTCCTCCTTGATACGAAAGACCCACTTGGTCTTCAGTGGCTTCACGTTGGTGGGACATGGCACTAACTGCCACACCTGGTTTTCCTCCATTGAGCGGAGCTCGTCCTGAATGGCTTGTATCCAGTCCTCTCGATCGTCACGATCCAAGGCCTCCTGGTAGGTTTCAGGAACATCTAGTTGGGAAGGAAATGCGGCAGAGGTTGCTTGGAAACCAGTAAAAAAATCTAGCAACTTACCCGGTAActtgcgctcccgttcgcttcgCCTTGACGACTCGCCCTGAGCATCGCGTCTCTCTGTTTGCGAAGGGAGCGCGGGGGTAGAAGGTCCAGCTGAATCGTACTCTTCCGGTTCGTCGGAGTCGTTGTCCGTTTCGCCGTCGCTAGCCTGCTCGAAGATCGCCGGCTTCCCCGGTGGTTCTACATCTGCTACAGGCTCTTCCACAGGTTCATCTTCCCCCTCTTGCTCGTACGATAGTAGCACTACTAACGGTTTCTCATCTTTCTTTTCAGAAGCGTACGGGAAACAGGTTTCGTCGAAACGAACGTCACGAGCAATTACCACCTTTCTGGTTCTTCGGTTCCATAGGCGGTATCCGTTGGGAGCGTAACCGATCATGACGACTTCTTGGCATCCAATTTCTTGCGGAGTTGAGCTGGTACCCACGCGTAGGCCTTGCATCCAAAAACGCGCAGCTTCGACAAATCCGGTTTGGATCCGGTCCAACATTCCGCCGGAGTGACGCCTTCAGATAATGCCGCCGATGGACTGCGGTTGATGAGGTACACCGCTGTTAGCGCTGCTTCACACCACATCGATTTGGGCATCGACGAATCGATTAACATGGTCCTCACTTTTTCCACCAGCGTCCGGTTGAATCGCTCAGCCACACCATTCTGTTGCGGCGTGTAAGCGACTGTTGGTTCGACCTGGATGCCCTTCCGCTTGTAGAAGCCCTTCTGCGCGGTCGAGCCATACTCCCGACCTTGGTCCACGGTGAGCTTCGAAATCTTCATCCCGAACTGTGCGGACACGAGCGCTTCGCACTCCTGGAACTTCTCGAAGACTTCCGACTTCCTCTTCATCGTGTATATCATGGCGAAGTGCGTCTTGTCGTCAATAAACGAGACAAAATATCTCGATCCATCCCATGCCGGCGGGTCAATCGGACCGCAAACGTCCGAATGGATTCGCTCGAGTGGTCGCGTCGCCCGTTGACGCGTTCCGTCGAAAGGTTCCCGGCACTGCTGTCCCTGGGCACAGGCATCGCAGAATCGATTCTGTCCAGGCTTGAAGTCCACACCAGTCGCCAGCTTCTTCTGCACGATTTTGGCCATTCCACCTTGGCCAAGATGCCCCAGGCGCCGATGCCAGAGCTGGTTTTGCTCCACCTGACAAACGTTAGCAGTTGAGTGACTCACCTGGATATCGAGTTCGTACAGGTTGCCCTTCATCGGTGCGGTTGCGATGGTCACACCGTCCTTCTTGAGCACGGCTTTGCTCTTGAGGAACAGCACCTCGACGCCAGCGGCTGCTAGCTTTTTCACGGAGAGCAGATTGTCTCGAAGGTCCGCCACGTACAGGACTTTCTGCACGTTGAGAGGCACGCCATGGTTACTGTAGCCATTAATCACCCCTTCTTCCTTCGCAATCAGGTCCTCACCGTCCTTTGCCACGCTGATCACCACCGGGCACGGCAGCCGTTCCAGCGAGTCGAAAAATGTCGTCACGTTGAGCAAGTGATCGCTCGCCCCGGAATCTAGCTTGAAGTGGATCACGCCGCCGCCGTTTGATTTGGATGGTTTATCACGGTTCACCATGAAACTCACCCCTTTGTAGCCCGTGGCAGCATGCACTTCCTTCTTCATGTGGCCGGTTTGACCACATCTGTGACATTTCCCTTTGAATTTGTCACCACGCTTGCTTCGATGTTGGCCAACGAACGCCGCCGCTCTGTCATCGACGGTTTTGCCCATGCGGTCAGCACGCTTTTGCTCTTCCGCAAGTAGCCGTTGTTTGACCAAATCCAGGTTAAGGTCCTCCTCCCTGAGATTTTCCAGTGCCGTCACGAGGGGATCATACGAGTCCGGCAAGCTTGAGAACAGCTGGGACACGAGATCTCCGTCCTCCAGATTCGCACCGGCCGTTTTGAGTTGCCTCACCAAATCGTCGAACGCCAAAAGGTGGGACCGCATCGAAGCTCCCTCCTTCATCCGTAGGCGACCAAGCTGTTTCCGCAGGAGCGTTTGACTGGCCACAGACTTCTTCGCGAAAACGTCGCTCAGGCTTGACCACATCTCCTGCGCACTGGTTTTGTCCCGGACAACTTCCAAAACTTCATCCGCCAGGAATCcaacgatgaaacttttcgctttcCGATCATCCTCGTCGAATTTTGGCTTCGCCGCCGCCGCTTCTGGCGGGTCCTCCGTCAGGGTCCGCAACACGCCAGCCGAATCCAGGAACATCTTGACGCGAAAACTCCAATTCTCGAATCCTGGTCCACCGGAATACTGGGGAATTCCGTGCGCAATTTCCTTCGGGGTGCCCATAACCTCTTGTAGGTAGCAGAGAAACACGTGTTACGGAAACTTGATTTATtacagtgaaattacaattaacttGACGATTGGTTTTGAACTGAACCGGCTGAGGTGAAAAGCCTCATATTTATACCCCACCAGTTGTTTACTCGGTTGCCGTGGTTACCatttcgatgatgatgatgatgatgaccacGACGCATGCGCAATGTTATTCCGGAAGTCATAAACTCCCAGGCTACTAAGTTTTTCACAGTATCATTCCAGATTTTATGACCTTCCATAGTTCAGGTCTCGGAGttttttacaccgtccatcgtcgctttgatcagtctagtgagcttTCTGTAGAAGCCGTTCTGATCCATTATTTTccgtagctctgtgcggtcgatactggcgTTAGTCGCCTTGACATCGATGAACAGgtgtggtgcgttgggaccttgtATTCGCGGTACCTTTGGAGAATTTGCcgcacggtaaagatctggtccgttgacgAGCGACCATCgacgaaaccggcttgataacttctcaaaAGCTTATTCACTTTATATAAAAGACCACGTAAGACGATCTGAGATAGCACTCTGTAGGCGGCATTCAtaattgtgatcgctcggaagttctcacactccaacttgtcacctttcttgtagatggggcatATGATCCCTTTCTTGTACTCATCAGATAGCTTTTCTGTTTCCCAAATCCAGTCCATTTGCCGGTGCAGGCTGATGGCCAACTTTGCCGGACTTatctcatcttgatgagttctgctgcgataccatccttaccagctgatacCAGCTGCTGAATAGCTGACAttacttccctcaacgtgggagctGGCTAgttgttgctccctgctgtactgacgtagtcattgaagaaattttcttccactGTCTTGGTCCTCCATGCCTGCATTTCccacaccattcaggtgttcgtcgtagtgctgcttccatctttcgatctcCCCACGTCCGTCTGTCAAATGCTTCTTCCAGGCAAcgatttttctcccggaagaggggggggggtctgctgTCTCCGGATTCCCTTATATCGTTCCACATTCTGACGAGTCCCGTGTTGCAATGTGGCTGCCCTGGTTGCGTTCTTTTTTCATCTATAGTCTAACCAATCGACATTACGGTTCAATTCCACATACCCAACGTTGCTATCAGCTGTGTTGTTGATGGTTGCTTTtatcgtactccagcagtcctcgagaGGGGCTTTATTAAGATCGCCCTCGTCCCGCAACGCTACCTCGAGAATCAATCTGTGTATATGCGGTGGTGACAGCCAATTCTTTTAATTGCTCCAGCTTATACCGAGGccgcctgttttttttttttttttttaatttttggcgaGTTTTTACCATTACCAAGTCCAATTCCACCTAGTATGCCTTAGGTGGATTCGTGAAGATTATTTAATAGCTTTCTTCTGATGGATTTATGAGTTTAATCTGTTTAATCTGGTTCTTTCCAGGTACAAGAGTTTAGACTAGGATTCAGGAATTCAATCTTCTCCAT contains the following coding sequences:
- the LOC109424203 gene encoding uncharacterized protein LOC109424203, translating into MQSRDRVVCPHAKMKYFELVEPEAVMPLALRLMETYGLRGGKRKFLQFQVTILWEFLMIVLPKIIFGYRSQDLVIRGLSELLFQLHIMIRISIFAWHRFKFEDLVAIIRRIYRKTFSPGADSKLKEIILDFNKMINKQSKGYFLYIMGCVSLFTVAPVVQSVVIFITHQGNNGTDKAEYVTMMEQEFYGLNIRGNFAHYVMYVGLAGLAHYYSASFFAVTGVVMICAVRCTILTFRLIIVRLSKLHELPKEDIRDELREIIDLHVDALRCIQLMEQIANLAMVIQIVDCVLIWISMILYMRNNLGVDAISLMVLFVALTGETYALCDLLTQLTSESLAVTRAIIDCQWYNLPLDVQKALSFILFRAQRNEGITAAKFFYMDIERFGNVAQTSYSIYVVLKDQL